Proteins from a single region of Desulfobacter postgatei 2ac9:
- a CDS encoding NAD(P)/FAD-dependent oxidoreductase, protein MKKNLILIGGGHAHMTALENISRFVEKGYKVTVIGPSLYHYYSGMGPGMLGGTYTPSDIRFATRDVVCKQGGLFVKDYVTRIDPAAKTVQTASGQSLAYDVLSVNAGSYVSMQDVPENAENIYPVKPIEKLMEAAEKLKILFKRKKAVVTIVGGGPSSAEVAGNIWQLAKQTKQNMPEIKILAGNRFMARFPESVRCRVSSILKTRGIRIFENGYVEKVTAESVLMASGESLSTDFTFLASGVKPSKIFEASGLPVGPDKGMLVNRYLQSVKYPDIFGGGDCISFKDQPLDKVGVYAVRQNPVLLNNLFARLEGSPLERFNPGPEYLLIFNLGANHGVLKKRGIVFSGKPAFWIKDYIDTKFMKKFQAIEKIL, encoded by the coding sequence ATGAAAAAAAATTTGATTCTGATCGGCGGCGGACATGCCCACATGACGGCGCTTGAAAATATTTCCCGCTTTGTTGAAAAGGGGTATAAGGTTACCGTGATCGGTCCGTCCCTTTACCACTATTATTCCGGCATGGGACCGGGTATGCTGGGCGGGACATACACCCCGTCGGACATTCGTTTTGCCACCCGGGATGTTGTATGCAAACAAGGCGGTCTTTTTGTAAAGGATTATGTGACCCGGATTGACCCGGCGGCAAAAACGGTTCAAACCGCCAGCGGCCAAAGTTTGGCCTATGATGTGCTTTCCGTGAATGCAGGCTCCTATGTCTCCATGCAGGATGTGCCTGAAAATGCGGAAAATATTTATCCGGTCAAACCCATTGAAAAGCTTATGGAAGCGGCAGAAAAGCTCAAGATTCTTTTTAAACGTAAAAAAGCAGTGGTGACAATCGTTGGCGGCGGCCCCTCCTCGGCAGAAGTGGCAGGGAACATATGGCAACTGGCAAAACAGACAAAGCAAAATATGCCGGAAATAAAAATTCTTGCCGGCAACCGGTTTATGGCCAGGTTTCCTGAAAGCGTCCGCTGCCGTGTAAGCAGTATTCTTAAAACAAGGGGTATCCGGATTTTTGAAAACGGGTATGTAGAAAAAGTAACAGCCGAATCCGTTCTGATGGCTTCGGGCGAATCGCTGTCCACTGATTTTACTTTTCTTGCCTCGGGCGTGAAACCGTCAAAAATTTTTGAAGCATCCGGCCTGCCGGTTGGTCCGGATAAGGGTATGCTGGTAAACAGATACCTGCAAAGCGTGAAGTATCCGGATATTTTTGGCGGGGGGGATTGTATCAGTTTTAAGGATCAACCGTTAGACAAGGTCGGCGTGTACGCGGTCCGGCAAAATCCGGTGCTGCTGAACAACCTGTTTGCCCGGCTTGAAGGCAGTCCGCTGGAGAGGTTTAATCCGGGACCGGAGTACCTGTTAATTTTTAACCTTGGCGCAAACCACGGCGTGTTGAAAAAAAGAGGGATCGTGTTTAGCGGAAAACCGGCATTTTGGATCAAAGACTATATTGACACAAAATTCATGAAAAAATTTCAGGCCATAGAAAAAATACTTTAA
- a CDS encoding GFA family protein — METSFGLDYASLEDTGFVAKYQASCFCGAVRYEVSADPVDAKICHCTTCQRLHGAPMQWAAIFHKHHVRFIAGLEDLFFYNSEQNRPERILPCKVRCGKCGTPIADEGRRMWLAFPSLFDFGYPVEVPESFKPTCHLFYGSRVIEIQDDLPKWSGHKNYSELL; from the coding sequence ATGGAAACCTCATTCGGCCTCGATTATGCTTCCCTGGAAGATACAGGATTTGTTGCCAAGTACCAAGCCTCATGCTTTTGCGGAGCCGTCCGATATGAGGTGAGCGCTGATCCAGTGGATGCCAAGATTTGTCATTGTACGACTTGCCAGAGGCTACATGGTGCACCTATGCAGTGGGCGGCGATTTTCCACAAACACCATGTAAGGTTCATCGCTGGTTTGGAGGATCTGTTTTTTTATAACAGTGAACAAAATCGGCCAGAGCGCATTCTCCCCTGTAAAGTTCGCTGCGGTAAATGTGGCACCCCAATTGCTGATGAAGGGCGCAGGATGTGGCTCGCTTTCCCATCGTTGTTTGATTTCGGGTATCCAGTCGAGGTGCCAGAGTCATTCAAACCAACATGCCATCTTTTCTATGGTTCAAGGGTAATTGAAATACAGGATGATCTGCCCAAGTGGTCCGGACACAAAAATTATTCCGAGTTGCTGTAA
- a CDS encoding class I SAM-dependent methyltransferase encodes MPKIESFEKYSEEYDQWFDKHPDFYAAEIETIRRLIPSAGAEGMEVGVGSGKFAVPLGIKVGVEPSEKMASIARLQGIDVHSGVAENLPFSDGRFDFVMMVTTICFVDDIVKSFREAFRVLKNDGFIIVGFVDKESELGKQYSEKKENSKFYKDATFFSVPEVLSYLNVSGFVISNVLQTLIPGEIPNTIVEGFGRGSFVVIKGIRKTE; translated from the coding sequence ATGCCCAAAATTGAATCATTCGAAAAGTACAGTGAGGAGTATGACCAATGGTTTGATAAGCACCCAGATTTCTATGCCGCTGAAATAGAGACAATCCGCCGGCTTATCCCTTCCGCCGGAGCGGAGGGCATGGAAGTAGGCGTTGGCTCGGGGAAGTTTGCTGTTCCTCTGGGGATTAAGGTCGGCGTTGAGCCTTCAGAAAAAATGGCAAGCATAGCAAGATTACAAGGCATCGACGTTCATTCCGGTGTTGCAGAAAATTTGCCCTTTTCTGATGGCCGGTTTGATTTTGTTATGATGGTAACGACCATCTGCTTTGTTGATGATATCGTTAAATCTTTTAGAGAGGCTTTCCGGGTATTAAAAAACGATGGATTCATTATTGTTGGATTTGTAGACAAAGAGAGCGAGCTTGGCAAACAGTATTCTGAAAAGAAAGAAAACAGCAAGTTCTACAAAGATGCCACCTTTTTCTCAGTGCCGGAGGTGCTAAGCTATCTTAATGTATCGGGTTTTGTGATATCGAATGTTTTACAAACCCTTATCCCTGGAGAAATACCCAATACCATTGTGGAAGGCTTCGGGAGAGGCTCTTTTGTTGTAATCAAGGGCATAAGAAAAACGGAATAA